ACATGCCTTATAATTCCGCACGCGGCTGTCTCATTGTCTTGGGATTGCATATCCAGCTACTTTCAGCGTGATTGCCATAGACGCACATTTCCTTGTATGGCCCCAACAAATGACCACCATCTCGTAAAGTGCGGATACGTTACTCTGAGCTACGAAAGGGAAGTGAAGTTTCCTTCCTGATGCGGACGTTTCTCGGATGTCCGCTATAAAAGATACCCCTTTATGCATGATGGCGCATCGCTAATATGGTGTAATTATGCACGTGGGGTCGTCCTGTCAAAGTGGAATGGTCCGGCAGCTGCACTAATTCACGGTACACAGGCACCAAATTAACAACGGGCGATGCGCTTCTCTGTACAACAAAAGCACAGCATTAAATACGGCAAAAGGTTAACAGTGACTGTGTTATTAGGCAGCTGTGACCGAATAAAACGTGTAAACAGCGACGAGGGttacaatatttatttatttttacccTGAGACCTCTACGGTTCTGTTAGCTCCTGGGCTCTTGGCTCTGTCATCTCGTTACAGCTACGTGGCGATAGACGCGGCGTTGCCGCGTCTATATCCATGTCTATTACCTGACGTATTGAGTGCCCTACTGCCATCGTTATTTTTCACTATGAAAACAGATGACGAAAACTAGTTTCTGATGCCCCATATACGGCCACGGTTGCATTCTGACAAAGGAGTGAAGTAAGATGGGCTGCGCCACCAATAAAACTGTGACCTGGTATCGAAGGCAGAAGCAGCGGCTCGAGAAGCAGCCGGGAGCAAACCTGGGCATAAGTCATGTCAGGCCCAATACTGTCCTCCTGGCCACGACAAAGAGGCACGTCTTATTCAGCTGAGAACCTGGGCAAAAGGTGATGGAGCATTGTCGCCAAACACGTAAGATCAGAAACTTCACGATGGCGTCAATATGACGTCGCGATGACGTCAAGACAGATGTCTCCCAcggggctttcgaaggacatcACGGTCCAACATCCGTAAAGAGGTAGTTCGTTAAGCCCTGCATCGAACTCGTACAGACATTCGAATGCAGTGAAGGTGGTATCCTCAGCGCCCTCTGGGGCTGTATAGGAATCTCCCTCTATATCCTGAGCGCGAATCCCAAGAGTTGACAGCGCGCGTGGAGTCCACCACATAGTCAGTGTGCCGCATATGGACGAAGTAAACGTTGTTGAGGTTCGAAACCCTGCCTCATTCTGTAAAGCTGTTCATCAGGAGACACCATGCAATATATTTTCGCTCAGCGGTGtactgttgtcactgcgcaatcaaaATATACGAAAagcagtcggagaaagcagacgcgaacggccgacacgatccACGCGTGACGTCGAAGCCCCCGTGCTTTCCTTCTTTGTTGCTTTACTCCCCAGCTCACTCGCTGCTTAGGCCTGTATGAGCCGCGCCagtctacgtcacgagtcacgtgacGGGACGCCACGCGTGCCCTCATTCCCCAATGCTCTCTTTCCAAGAGTGGAGGATTTTTGAAAATGTGCGGAACAGAGGTCATGTGCGCCCGTCGTTCTTTTGCAGTATCTCCTTCGTTGAAGAACACGCCGCAGCCAAATAGCAAACCTATTTTGGGgttcacctcagtgctcctttaatgaAAAAGACAATCAACGTAGTTTTTCGTTTCTGCGCCATATATGTACGATGTGGATGCTCTTGCAATGGCCCGATATCCTCTAAATCGATGTTGTGGTACACACACTTCGTGAGGCTCCAAGTGAAACTCGGAAGGCTTTCTTGAAGAGGTAAGAAAGCCTCGAGTAGTTCACAGATACTCAGCCTCCAATGCTGGTCAGGGCAACTCGGATGAGACAGAACCATAGTTGTACCATTGGGAAATCCAGGCGACGGTGGCCTACAGACGGAGGTCCAGACGGCAGTATTAGTGCGAGAGGAAACAAGACTAGAAAGAACAGACACCTGGGCCCGCTTTCACGAACGTTAAGGCTATTCCTGAGTGCTACCCTCGGTAGTTTCGGCAGTGCTTTCTGCACACGGTACAGTCCTCGACGTTCCTCTTTCTTTTAGCACTGGCAAAGCTACCGAAGGCAACACTAAGGAACAGCCTCAACGTTCGTTCCATGTATTATGTCGTCAGACACTTTCGGATACTTCATTAACATTCGGACACTTCTTCACGCAGCCGCGACGGGACATCCTTCAGATATACGGACAAGGACGTCGATTTGTGGAGCCCCCAGAAACGTGCGACAGACATATCACTTTTGGATATGAAAATTATGTCCGAGACGCGTGTCCGTCGGACGTCCGCTGGACATGCTCTGAGGACAGCCGTTTGGACTTTACCGGACGTCCATCGGACAGTGAAGGTTGGCTGGGCAAGCCTTGTCCTCAACATCCGAGCGTCGGGTTGGGACGGTGTCAGCACCACGGATAAGGTTCAGGACCCCCACTCCATTGCAACAGAGCAGCGGGCATCAGCTTCATTCACATATCCATCTTCCACCCCATCGTCACTTTCATACGCCGTTCATATGTAAGCCCCCATGACCAGGTCCAGGAGGTCAGTGGCTTTCGGAGGGCGGAGTTTGCAACGACGACGCCCGAGTAAACGCATTCCTCATCCCATCGTTCAACTCAGTGCCTGAGAACGAGAAACTGGGCTAGTTGGTACCGTCAGTTTGCAGTGATGCCAGCGCGATGCATCAATCCGCACACCTCTTCATCCTTCCTTCTCTCTTGCTTTGGGGCATTCTAATCCAACTTTCCTCACTTCGTTCTTTCCCATCTTTTCCACCGTTCCTTCGCTACCGTTTTGCGCTCTACCATCCATGAGTGCCTCATTGCTCTACTGCTGCATCCATGTGTGCTATGAGTTTTGACCTTCTCACAGCTAGCTCTTATAACATGTAATCGCTTGAACATGCGAATTGGGAGAACCTTCAATCGATCTTAACTGCCCCTATCCCCCATGTCCTCATTATCTCCCCTTCCAGCTGCGATCATGGCACAGGCCACAACTGCAAGGCCAACAACGACAAGCTGTTTGCAACCCTCATAGGTAGTGCTTTATTCCGGGCTGTTTCCAGTGCATCATCTGATTGTGTGGGTTGCATGTCATATGGCTTCTTTATCAGTGCACATTTAATTGTAGACCATTTCCACAAGGTCCACCAAATTGGTGCCCAAAAATGCCCGGAGAGCTTCAACTATACGGGAGACCTTTGTGAATCACTCGATCTAAAATTGTTATAGATACGCTGCTCCAATGAGCTTCTGATACCTCAGAATTGGGAAGTCAGCGGTTTAGGAACACATTATCAGTTCTCTGGATCACCTGAACCCTGAGTACTCTGGACcccaaaaagtcaatttattgTTGAATAAACTGGAGTACTGGAACTCTTGTACTCTCCGCTTCATGTCACCACAGCACTGACGCAACTCGATCCTCCTCGACAACAGGAAAGAAAATTTACAGAAAGTAATTCCCAGAGAGACAGCATGAGTGTTGAGGCTAGTTAATTATTTTCTTCCTGCACTAAGGAAAGCCACAAAAGGTAGAAAGGTCAGCAGTGGGGACGCGTCGCACTGGTATGTTCACCCGTTATGCTACAACCATGcttaaggcccctggttttctccCTCAGCAAATTCAAGATTCTGCGGCACTGACTTGTAAATTTCGCGATTTTTCCGCGGCTGCTGGGAACATTTTATTTTCTTAGATAATGTGGGaccaaaaaaaatattttagaaaattacagattcaaagcactgttgtgccTCAGTATTACacacatgatatcttgtgttcgcCTCTGACAAAGAATGCCGTCTGTCGCCTGCAATAATTTCAtgcctgctgaaagatctttcggcATCtgcagagtttataggaactttataggaagattataggaaggagcttTCAATACATGCCCGGTGGAAGTTACATCTTTGGGACACCCTTTTTCTTTCTGGGCTGTAGGCGTTATTTAAGAGACTTTAAAGGCAAACTCCCAAACATCAAATCAGAATCTcccactgccaccgctaaactgcacacaggagggacgccgccccttcctcaggcggaGTATGCACAATAGACTTGGgggtaacgttatcttaagctaaactacaatctgtctgtgttggtcctgtagcaattttgcaatttcgtaaagtaagcttcacctcaagcagggaagcgtcaggtgaagcccactttcgggaggtgccGTTCATATTCTGCAAATTGTCAGGTATTCTGATATCCGAATATTGGGCATTCGATTCGCAAATGAACTGACACTTCGAGCGGTTGATATTTGACTCGAATACGGCAACTCGAAAATATCCGCACACCCCTTAAAAAAAAGGGATACCACGAAATCCCGTGCTGGACAAAGGATTCCGCAATTTATTCCGCATTCCGCGATATTTCGCAGAAAACACGGCGACTTAACTGTGCTGCAGCTACAATTTCCTCACAGTCACTACTGCCAAGTATTGAAAGGCCAGATGTTGTTGCAGCTTTGCTGTGAGCACAGAGATTGCGAGATTCTGGAATGCGAAGGTCATATGTCAACGCCTATGAGGCAACCGTGAAGCAAATGTTTCTCGTACGACATCCTCCCTCATCTGTGCTTGCacgagttgatccaacgctcgctttccggatgACACGAAACACCTATCGTCACATTAATTCGTCGGATGTGACTCAATGTGTCTTTTACAGCTCAGCGGAGTTGCCACTTGCCACAAGTCAACTCTCCTATGTGCCGTAACCGCGgtgatctggaagatctagagcacactcttcttcattgcccacattAACGACCTTTCAGATCCACACTTTTAGTGTATCTAAATCAGCTGTATTCTCTCGCCCTCGCactatgtcaaaattgcttggtccatggcaaAGTTCaactcaccaacgctctgccctcaaaacACTTCTGAagtttttggacaccataggacttcggtccACACTATGAGAAGACTCATTATTACTGccagtaatggggtagagtatcgcccctgtcAATGACACTGCCCGCTGGTCGTCATTTCAATAAAGGTACTGTTGAACTTCCCATATGTACCTCAAAGTACTCGTGCAAGCACTGGAAAAACAAAGATGTATGCATTGCAGGTCAACTTGTTACCATGTCGAACTGTCATGTAGTGCCATGTTGCATCTGAGTAGGAAAATATGTCTACATGTGTAGGAACAATATTAACTGCAGAACAGTCTACAATAAATTACACTCAGCAAGTCACTTCAACTTCACGAAGCGCATTCATTGCAAACTAGAATTCCCGTACCTTTCCAATAGTATTGTCACAATATTTCGCAGGATTTTAAGTTTGCAAAATACGTGATGATCACAAAATTTACTTCCGAGGAGGACTCAATGTCCCCTGAAAATATCTGCATGAGTCTGTGTGTTGTTGCAACCAGACGGTAGGAGTGACATTAAACCTGTCAGATTACAGTTCCCTTAGTATCACACCATCCCAAGTACACAAACGTATTGTCACTCAATTATGAAAAGTGGAATGAACAAAAGTGGCCGCCATATCAGGTTAGCATCAGTAGCCAACACTGATGTGCTTGGTACCTTGAAATGTGGAAATATAGCATCATACTCACAATATAGTCTTTGAAGCCCTCATGTTTTGTGATGCACATGTTGTAGAGACGGCCCGAAGGTGAGAAGTTTGTGAAGTACAAATGCAGAGGTTTCTCGCTGTGACGATTTGAACCGTACAGTCGACGCAGTTGCGATGACAATTTGTTCAGCTCCTGTGGGTGTGACAAACATTTTATTAAGTAACTGTTTTTTCCTGTATAACTTGCATAACATCTTTGGTGCATGTGTCTTATATCACATACACAGCTCAAAAAGAGAGGAACCATCTCAGTGCTCACAAGTCTTGCAGGAGAACTTCCGAAATGCATTTTTTAACATGCGCAGCAAATCAAGAAATACTATAAACTTCAGGAAACTTTTCTGTACAAGATGGTGCGActtttccttttgtgttttcAATCTCATATCACTCTGACACACCAACCGGTCACCTTCATCAACAACTTCATGGCTCTGACACAGAGCACTCCTGAAGTTGTTCTTGCGTAGTACAGTCTTGTCGCCAAAATGTTGTTGACATAGTTAAACTTCTTTCGACAAAGATTCAACTTCATTTCTGAGATCAGCTAATATTTGCTGTGAATGCGGTCTTggctgtagggtgggtggttgATCTCCAAGTTGCTGTGCAGAATTACCATTTTTCGTCAGTTGTGATGGGCAACATGTGCAGGGGGGTGCTTTAGTACTGCTTGTTCACAGTAGCATTCTTCTCAAAATCAATCTGAATGGCCTCCATTCCAGTCACAAAAGACGGTGACCATGAGGTTTTGGTGAACTATGTCAACTTTGCTTTGCTTCGTCGAGCTTTTCCAAATTCTTGCTGCTGCATCGGCTCATGTTTTGAAAGCAGATCATAATAGGGCACCATCGTTGCCTTCTCAAACACAATGATTTTGAGTGGTGCTGTCTTCTCGGCGGAAAAGGTGTTAAAAACCTTTTGAGACCAGCGCATGCACTGTTCTTTGCTAACAGCTGGAAAAAACTTGTGGAACCCACCTTTCACTGGCCTTCCTCGTGTGAATACATTCATGAATTATTTCAAAAGTTGATATTCTCAAGGTCTCTAGTCCTGCCACCATTTCTTTCAACTTCAAATCCTCGTCGTCCAGTAGCTCCTCTTCTACATGTTCAGCAACATCCAGATACACCAGCTCAACCAGGGGAACTTCACGTAACTAGTCTTCGATATCCTCTCCCCCCACAGATGAGGAAATTTCGGCCCCTACTGCGGCCCGAATCTAGCCCAACTTGGGACGAGAACGACCGCCACGTACATTCCGAGCGCTACCTACAAAGCTCGCAGAGTTGCGCAGCAAATCCATATCACGTTGGGAGTCGTTTAGGAAAGTACCCACTATATTCCCGGGGTCAAACAATGTACCTGCTCTCAAAATAATTCTGCAATACTAAACATTCTGACTGGAAAAAGTCACAGGGTAAGTTCTGTGAGAagaattaccgtattttcacgccgcaccgcagataagccgcaggactcgtttctagatacattttgaaaatgtttttgcaggtAAGCCACACTctcagataagccgcgggtaatacgacgcgactgctttgtgcgctaaaccagtgatgcacaaacaaaatcaatagagactctcAACGCTCATCGAcggcgtactccctgccagctgccctgttcccgtactagtccgcgacgtcgacgacttttagtttgaagccgctgtcgtagctgtgcctccggaggttggagccatgccttacctctaactgccgcgcccgtgtccacgaatgctgctgctcaggtCAAATGAGAACAGGCGCTTAGCtaaccacgttttatcccgatgtcaggtgtattgaacccttcctgccgacaaaggagaccgtagggaagcccataaaccctgtggtccacattccggtgtcggcatgatgtataacaaaggaggttagttctagtgttctactaagatcggattgtgcccttgttgcgtgttttttgtggattgatgaattagtggtgttccaggagacattattcactgtcaccccttttgttaaagctgcgtggcggaatgtattcggaaggtcagtccactcgattgtggacccgcccctgttcggtattgttcgtgcactggcaggcggtcctgttccgaaaaaacatgaggcactgtcggccctttcgtttaatccagggtatggggaaaatactagggaaaatagccatcagataagccgcacccgtggataagccgcagagcgtccgcgaaaaaaaaattttcgcGCATAAGCCGTGGCTAATaagcgtgaaattacggtagttggATTTTGCGGAGAAGTAAAACAGGGCTTACCTTGTCACTCATCAGATCCGTCATCCCAAGGTCGATACAGACGCGAGGCGCTGTTCCACGCGCATCACGTAACCTCTTCTCAATCACACCTTTCATCAACCTTTTGCTAAGCCTCTGGCCACCTGTGAAACACAAAACGAAGCATTGCGGTTGTCACTGAGCTATTTTATGTGATGAATATGCGTATGAATATGTTCTATATATATGTGTTATATTCTGTGCGAGATAAAATCTCGCTGAAACGCGGCTGACATATTTTTAATGCGTTTAAATGCAATCAAATGTCCTAGTACCATTTTCGAGGTTTGCTGTGGAAAGCCCACATCTCAGAGCCCTATTTGCTGGGGCACCAAACGCCTTGTGCTCCTGTACGTCATTTGTTTCGTACGATTTGACTAATGTCAATTCCATAAAAAATCACAATAAGCAAAGTGGACGGCCACAGCGTGACAGTGTTTGTTtcatgtttgtgtgtgtcttgAAGTGCTGTGAGCTGTGTTATAGCTCTGTCTCACTCTCTGGACGTGGTCAAAAGGCTAGCACGTTGTGTCCAACTTATGCTAGCATTCCTGCTGCTTGCACGCCATTATCCTTGGTAAATTGCACGACCGTGTCAAGAAACACAGAACAATACCAGGGGCATCCGGAAAGTATGTCTTGATTGGTCATTAAAAAATGCGAGAACTTGTTTTTACCATTGTTGGGTTTATTTGTCGCGGTTGGGCATCTGTTTTACATCCCTGCATTGTGGAACTATGATGCCTGTTATGAGACAGAAGTATGGTTTGATAGTTCTTCACATCACAGCTTCCTTCACATCGACTTTATCATATTGCTGCAGAGCGCTATAAAGACAAGGACTTAAGGAGGAACACAACACATGCGTCTTTATCATCTCTGATTGAATGACGGCCACTAAGAGAACGTCTTCGTGGCCTGCTCTCACAGAGAGTCTGAGTGAGTGTGGTGGACCAAATTACTGCCTtagtcattttaaaaatgaAGAATGATGCATCAACGCTATCCTATTGTCTCAAGCTGGCGTCTATGGCTCCCCAGTCGAAAAATGAACCTGTGTGCATCCCTACAACACCTGTTGCCTGCAGTGCCAAAATTTCCAAACTTGATACCCCTGTCAATCGGACAAGAATAAAAACTCAGACTGAGTTCACCCCCCTTGGAAATAACAGGGCTTTCGGGAACAAACAGAGTTCCTGAAAGTTCCCAGGGTCCAAACTGCCTACTTTGGAACACAGAAGGGAACCATATGCTCTAGACAGCAGACACGATCACCAGAGCATGCTTGTTGTCTCGTCAACAAACCTGAACCCTGCTCTGCACCATCTATTGATCACCTCCCAATTTTAACATCTGGTAAGCAGAGGCTAGCGCATTTATAGGTATGTCAGAAGGAAATATCAGGAATTGCAGATGCCAGAAGCCAGTCCTACATACCGGTATACTTTACCGGTAGGCATTTCAGGCCTTAAATTGTGCCATTTGACTAGGGTATAACCCTCTTTCTGAATGGGCCTCATACGTTTCATGTCAAATGTGTTCTCGGAAATGATTGTCTGCATGAACTGATTGACGGAAGCAATCTGTTCACGTTCAGTCTACAAAAAAGCCGAGTAAAACAATACTGATCTAACCTCGATTACAATCTCCGTCCTCATTTCTTTCCAGCCTCTCCTGAACAAGCCTCTTCTTTCGGTTCTGCTTCTTCTCCCGCCGTTTCACCCGTCTTGCTGCCACTATCGCTTCATAACGTAGTTGCTTTCTCAGCTGCTTCCTCTAGAAAATCGATACAAATCGCACAATGCACATTTCATGGCAGTATACGAATGGCTCGGAGGAACGAAGTAACAAGTCACGAGATTACGAAACTCGATTTATTCAATGAGGTGTGCTCCACAACGTATCTGCTGCGTATCGGTAATATGACAAAGCTTCTTGCGTGCAAAGTGAAAAGAGCTTTGTTCCTCTGCCAGACACTGTGTGTTGCAGAAGCATGGACATGCATGTGACAAGTGATGTTGATGATATGGGTGAGATTTTCCCACGTTAATGTTTTTCGTAGTCCAAAAATGAGTGCTGCACTAACAAACGAACATTACTATCTATAGTAGGTTATGGTTCCGAGGAATGGCTATGTCGCTGCGCAAACCACACAGTCAATCCAATCACGGAGATCACCACCATGAGAAGTGGGCGCTTGACCCTCGCCCGCCGTGGGGTGAAATTTACTCTCTCAGTCCAACTCGTCAACAGTTATCCCCGGCACTGGCCCCAGCTCTTTCTGAAAAGGCGGATTGGAGGTACAAGCAATTTACCGATATATTTGCAGCATCAGCAGACCAATCCGTGGAATCCCTGGCGATTCCCTCAGCTTTATGTGATATGATATCTGCAGTTGCCATTCTATCGCATTCATGTAATGTGACGTCAGCAGCTGCCATCAATTTTCCTGAAAATGAATGGACGAGCATTTTAACAATAACTGAGAACACAACAGAATACAATTGCATTGTGAAATGTAATCAGAATGTACATTCAGTGCGGCTTCTAAACATATACTGCGACACGCTCAGCAAATGTGGT
This genomic stretch from Ornithodoros turicata isolate Travis chromosome 9, ASM3712646v1, whole genome shotgun sequence harbors:
- the LOC135368822 gene encoding tRNA methyltransferase 10 homolog B-like isoform X3 codes for the protein MLAFQSCCTCPQFCTKRVSETNYHSSLFYAGKLMAAADVTLHECDRMATADIISHKAEGIARDSTDWSADAANISRKQLRKQLRYEAIVAARRVKRREKKQNRKKRLVQERLERNEDGDCNRGGQRLSKRLMKGVIEKRLRDARGTAPRVCIDLGMTDLMSDKELNKLSSQLRRLYGSNRHSEKPLHLYFTNFSPSGRLYNMCITKHEGFKDYIIDMTAESHTVLFPRETLLYLSPDASGALNQAPLNLSTVYVIGGLVDETVHKNVSLDRAGEDALTCARLPIEECLQRDSSRTSHSKVLTVNQVFDILLKVYESGGDWENSLLAVLPQRKGFVKKAPKDLTIFERKIPRMS